TACTTCCAGTCCTACGTCGCGTTCGTCCTTCTCACGGTTTTCGTCGTCCTGACGAGCTATTTCTTCTACAGCGACCTGATTTTTTTCATTTTGCTCGGGGGATTCGTTCTCCCCACGGGGCTCTGGCAGTACGTTTTCCTCGACCTGCGTCTGGTGACGCTTCTCATCCTCCCGCTCGTCACGATGCGGCTTTTCGCGGAGGAGAAAAAACTGGGAACGATCGAGCTCCTCTGGACCTATCCCGTCCGCGACGTCGAGATCGTCGTCGGCAAGTTCCTGGCGTCGTGGATCTTCTTTCTCGTGATGCTCCTGCCCACGCTCGCGAGTCCGATTCTGTTCTATCGGTTCTACGCCTTCGACATCCCGCCTCTCGTGGCCGCTTACCTCGGCCTGCTCCTTCTCGGCACGTCCTTCCTCGCCTGCGGGATGTTCGTCTCCTCCCTCACCGAAAACCAGGTGGTCAGCGCCATGGTGACCTACGGCATCCTGGTCTTCTTCTGGTTCATGACCTGGAACGAGGAGGTCGCGAACCGGGAGCTCATGGCTTGGCTTCTCCGCTTCTCGCTCTTCGACCGCTTTTTCAACTTCGCCCGGGGCGTGATCGACACGAAGGACGTCGTGTTCTTCCTCGCGTTTTCGGGCCTCTTTTTCGCGCTCACGGTCCTCTCCCTCGGTACGAGAAAATGGCGAGGCGTCTCCTGAATTTCCTCGTCCGCCACCGCGTACCGCAGTGGAGCCTTCTCGCTCTGCAGGTGATCCTGCTCGGGACGCTCTTCGGCTTCCTCACGGCCCTGGCCGACCGTACCAACCGGCGCTTCGACCTCACCCCGTACCAGACGTACGTGCTCTCGGAGCAAGCCCGTCGAGTGGCCGAGGGAGTGCGTTTTCCGGTCCGGATCCTCGTGTTCTTCAACGGCCGCGAACCCGGCCAGCGCAGGCAGCTCGCGGACGTGCTCGAGCAGTTCCGGCTCGCGAACGCGAACATCCGTTACGAACTCCACGACCTCGACCGCTCTCCGGGGCTCGCCAAAAAGTACGGGATCGGCGGCTACAACACCGGGATCGTGGAGGGCAACGGCCGGCAAGTGGAACTCCCGAGCGTCGACGAGATCTCCATCACGGCAGCCCTGCTCAAGATTCGCCGCGAGACGCCTCGAGTCCTCTGCTTTCTCACGGGGCACGGCGAACACGACCCCATGGACGTCTCCGAGCGCAGGGGATACAGCGAGGTCGCCAAAGACCTCGAGCGGGAGCAGTTCGAAATCCGCAAGTTCGACTTCGCGCCGACCGAAGAGGAGCTTTCGTCTTGCACCGTGGTGGTCCTCGCCGGGCCGCAGCGCGACCTCCTCGAAGCGGAGGTTCGGCGGCTGTCCGCTTTCCTGCGGTCGGGAGGCCGCGTGCTCGTCCTCGCGGACCCCGCGAGCCCGCCGACCCTCGCGGCCTTCCTCCGGGAGTTCGGCGTCCGCCTGGGCGAGAACCTCCTCGTCGACGAGCGCAATCGACTCTACGGGGCCGACGTCTTCATGGCCAGGGTGCCCATTTTCGACGAGGAGACCTTCCGGTCGAAGCTCGAACTCGCCGCCGTCTTCCCTCTCGCTCAGAGCGTCGAACCGGACTCGTCGGCATCGGACGCCGCCGGCGTGACGTTGCTCGCCCTGAGCAGCCCGGAAAGCTGGGCGCGCATCGGAACGACGCAACCCGAGGACGGTATCCCGCGCTTTCGGCCGCGTGTGGACCGGAACGGCCCGCTCCCGGTCGGCGTGCTCGTCAACGTCGGCGGCGGGAAAAACGGGGAACGCCGGACGCAGGGGCAACTGGCCGTCTTCGGCGATTCCGACTTCGCGAGCAATCTCTACCTGAACCTCATGGGCAACAAGGACCTGTTCATGAGCACGCTCGCCCTTCTCGCCGAAGACGAGGAGCTCGTCGTGATGAGGCGCAAGCGTCTGCCGGCGGGAGCGTTCTCCCCCATCTTCCTGACCGAACGGCAGGGACAGATCGTTTTCACCGTGTCGGTGATCGTGGTCCCCGCCGTGATCCTCGCCGTCGGCAGCGTCCTCGTCTTCGTGCGAAAGCGACAGGGGCGCTGAGACCGTGGGCGTACGCGGCACACTCTGGCTCGCCCTTCTCACCCTCGTGGTGGTGGTCGCCTACTTCTTCGCCTTCGAGGAGAAGCCACCCGAGCTCCCGCGCGTGACCCTCCTCGGAGAGCCGCTCTACGTCGACCCGTCGGCACCGAAGGAATACGTCCTGCGCTTCGACCCCGAGCTGGTCCGCCGCGTCCTCCTCGTCCAGCACGGTGCCGTCCGGTCGGCCGAACGCTCGGGTTCCCGTTGGCGGGGCAGCCGCAAGCGCGGCGCGCCGGACGAGTTCCTCGAAAGCCTCCGGGAACTCGTCGTTCTCACCACGATCGGGAGCGCGGGCCTCGATCTCGCGGATTACGGCCTCGCGCCACCGAGTCGGCAGGTCGTCCTCGAATTTTCGGGCCGCCCGCCGACGCGCCTTTCCATCGGCGACCGCAACCCCTCGGGCACGGCGGTGTACGTCCGCGTCGGGGACGGTCCGGTCCTTCTCGTGGGTTCGCTGCTGCTCTGGGAGTTCGAGAAAGCGTACGCGGCTTTCGAGGAGTCCGAAGCTCAGCGGAACGCGTCGTGACCCGTGAGATCCCGACCCACGACGAGCGTGTGCATGTCGTAGGTGCCCTCGTACGTGTGGACGGTCTCGAGGTTCATCATGTGCCGGATCACCGGGTATTCGTTGACGATCCCGTTGGCTCCCAGGATCTCCCGCGCCGTGCGTGCCACCTCGAGGGCCATGGCGACGTTGTTCCTCTTGGCGAGAGAAATCTGCTCGGGTCGTACCTTCCCGCGGTCCTTGAGTTGCCCGAGCCGCACGGCGAGGAGCTGCGCCTTGGTGATTTCGCTCAGCATGGAGACGAGCTTGCTCTGGACGAGCTGGAAGGAGGCGATCGGGCGGCCGAACTGGATCCTCTCCTTCGCGTACTCGAGCGCGGTGTGGAAACAGGCCATCGCCGCGCCGAGGGCACCCCAGACGATGCCGTAGCGGGCCTGGCTGAGACACGAAAAGGGCGCCCGTAGCCCCACGGCCCCCGGGAGGAGAGCCGACGCAGGTACGGGGGTCTCCTCGAACACGAGCTCGGAGGTGATCGAGGCTCGGAGGGAGAACTTGCCCTTGATGTCCCGCGCCGTGAAACCGGGACTTCCCCGCTCCACGAGGAAGCCCCGGACGACGTCGTCGGGAGTTTTCGCCCACACGACGGCCACGTCGGCGATGCTTCCGTTGGTGATCCACCGCTTGGTGCCCGAGAGCACGTAGCCCCCTTCCGCGGGCCGGGCACGCGTCTTCATGCCTCCGGGATCGGAGCCGTGATCGGGCTCGGTGAGGGCGAAGCAGCCGATCGCACGCCCCTGCGCCATCCGCGGCAGCCAGTACTCCTTCTGTTCTTCGGAACCGAACGCGTGGATGGCGTACATGCAAAGGGCTCCCTGCACCGACGCCATCGAGCGCAGGCCCGAGTCTCCCCGCTCGAGTTCCTGCATGATGACGCCGTAGGAGACGTTGTCGAGCCCGGCGCAACCGTAACCGTGGAGGTTCGCCCCGAAAAGCCCGAGCTCGGCCATGCGGGGGACGACGTGGAGCGGAAACTCCTCCCGCTCGTGGTACGACTCGATCACGGGAAGCACCTCCCGCTCGACGAACTCCCGAACCGAGGCGCGGACGAGCTTCGCCTCTTCCCCGAGGAGTTCCTCGACCTCGAAGTAGTCGACGGTCGAAAAGGCTTTCATGCGTACCTCCTTCGTCCCGGGACGTGGGACCGTCCTTCCGTATCTTGACCCAAGGTGACCATCTCCCTACCTTCCGTTGCGTGCAGATCGAAACCCTCAAGGTGTTCTGCGACGTGGTGGAAACGGGAAGTTTCTCGGCGGCGGCCGCCTTGAACCTGATCACGCAGTCGGCGGTGAGCCAGCAACTGAGGGCTCTCGAGTCGCGCTTTCAGTGCAAACTCCTCGAGCGAGGCCGCGGCCGGACACGGCCCACTCCGGCGGGCGAGGTGCTCTACCGCAACAGCCGGGCGATCCTCGAGACCTACCGCAACCTCGAAGTGGAACTGCAGGAGCTCCGCGAAGTCGTCGCGGGAACCGTCCGGATCGCCATCGTCTACTCGGTCGGTCTCCACGAGTTTCCGCCTTACCTGCGGGAGTTCATGCGCGCTTACCCGAGGGTCCAGGTGCACGTGGAATACAGCCGTGCGAACCGGATCTACGAAGCCGTCCTCTCCGGCACGACGGACCTCGGGATCGTCGCGTACCCTCCGCGCCACCCCCAGATCGTCACGCTGCGTTTTCGCGAGGACCAGCTCGTGCTCGTCGCGCCCCCGGATCACCCCCTGGCAACGGCCCCCAGAGCGGACGTGCGCCAGCTCGACGGCGAGCCCTTCGTCCATTACGAGCGGGATATACCTACGCGGCGCGCCATCGACCAGCTGTTCAAGGCACACGGCGTCCGTCCCCGGCAAGTGGCGGAGTACGACAACATCGAAACCATCAAAAGAGCGGTCGAAATCGGCCAGGGGCTCGCGATGGTCCCCCTGCCGGCCGTCCAGCGGGAAACGGAAATCGGCACGCTGCGGGTGGTCGTCCTGGACGGCGTGCAACTCGTCCGTCCGCTCGGGATCATCTACAAACGAGGCCGCCAGCTTTCTCCCGCCGCACGGCGTTTCGTCGAGGTTCTGCGCCAGGAAAAGGCCGAGGCCGCGGCCTGACGGCCGGCCTCAGCTCCCCTTCGCTCGGGCTCGGAACTCGAGCCAGGCATGGAGGCTGTCCGGGCAAAAACGCGCTCGGCGGGCGAGCGCTTCGACCTCCTCGGGCCGGAGCCACCCTCCCCACTCGATTTCCGCCTCCTGCAACCGCACGGGTCCCGCCCAGGCGCACCGGTACACCATGCCGTTGACGGCCCCGAGCTCGTCCGAGTAGCGAAAAGGAAAGAGCGGCTCGAGCTCGGCCCCCGACACCCCCAGCTCCTCTGCGAGCTCCCGCCTGGCAGCCTCGTCGTAGCTTTCCCCCGAGCTCACGACTCCGCCGACCGCCACGTCGTAGCACCCGGGATAGATGTCCTTCGTCGAGGTCCGCCGGTGCACGAACACCGTTCCCTCCGGGCGGAAGACGAAGACATAGACGGCGCGGTGTCGAAGCTTCCGGCGCCGCATCTCCTCCCGGGAGACGCGGCCCACGACCCGGTCTTCTTCGTCGACGACGTCCACCCACTCCGCGGGGCCGGTCATGAGAACCGGTCCTGCCGGAGTTCCGACGCCCAGCCCGCGAGCGCTTCGAGAAACTTGTGCCGCAGAGCTCTCTGGCGCGGGGAAAGGCGCGCGAGCAGCTCCTCTTTCTTTTTCGCCGGATCCCGCTCCACGAACACGGGGTCTTCGTCGTCGACGACCACGCTGAGAGGCATGGAGCGGAAGCCGTCCCACGCCTCGTTCACCGGAAAGCCGTACTCCCGGAGGTCGGAGCTCCAGGTGGCGTCGACGTCGACCCAACTCCCGTCGATCTGAACCTGGAGGTAGTCGTGGATGTCGACGA
The sequence above is a segment of the Candidatus Binatia bacterium genome. Coding sequences within it:
- a CDS encoding acyl-CoA dehydrogenase, producing the protein MKAFSTVDYFEVEELLGEEAKLVRASVREFVEREVLPVIESYHEREEFPLHVVPRMAELGLFGANLHGYGCAGLDNVSYGVIMQELERGDSGLRSMASVQGALCMYAIHAFGSEEQKEYWLPRMAQGRAIGCFALTEPDHGSDPGGMKTRARPAEGGYVLSGTKRWITNGSIADVAVVWAKTPDDVVRGFLVERGSPGFTARDIKGKFSLRASITSELVFEETPVPASALLPGAVGLRAPFSCLSQARYGIVWGALGAAMACFHTALEYAKERIQFGRPIASFQLVQSKLVSMLSEITKAQLLAVRLGQLKDRGKVRPEQISLAKRNNVAMALEVARTAREILGANGIVNEYPVIRHMMNLETVHTYEGTYDMHTLVVGRDLTGHDAFR
- a CDS encoding transcriptional regulator, coding for MQIETLKVFCDVVETGSFSAAAALNLITQSAVSQQLRALESRFQCKLLERGRGRTRPTPAGEVLYRNSRAILETYRNLEVELQELREVVAGTVRIAIVYSVGLHEFPPYLREFMRAYPRVQVHVEYSRANRIYEAVLSGTTDLGIVAYPPRHPQIVTLRFREDQLVLVAPPDHPLATAPRADVRQLDGEPFVHYERDIPTRRAIDQLFKAHGVRPRQVAEYDNIETIKRAVEIGQGLAMVPLPAVQRETEIGTLRVVVLDGVQLVRPLGIIYKRGRQLSPAARRFVEVLRQEKAEAAA
- a CDS encoding putative Nudix hydrolase, which translates into the protein MTGPAEWVDVVDEEDRVVGRVSREEMRRRKLRHRAVYVFVFRPEGTVFVHRRTSTKDIYPGCYDVAVGGVVSSGESYDEAARRELAEELGVSGAELEPLFPFRYSDELGAVNGMVYRCAWAGPVRLQEAEIEWGGWLRPEEVEALARRARFCPDSLHAWLEFRARAKGS